One region of Dokdonia sp. 4H-3-7-5 genomic DNA includes:
- a CDS encoding IS1096 element passenger TnpR family protein, translated as MIYRFRAILDTEEDVFRDLEIEATDTLEDLHNAINQSFGFDGAEVAAFYLSDDTWMQGEEFAQFDMGEGESQLRIMNETSLDGLLGEHQTRLIYVYDFLNMWRFLVELAEITEPEDGMTYPNLMFVQGQVPDQAPEFEMEDQELGADDDDEDEFNDDYNIDDFDDLSFDENWN; from the coding sequence ATGATTTACCGTTTTAGAGCAATTCTAGACACAGAAGAAGACGTTTTTCGCGATCTTGAAATTGAAGCAACAGATACTTTAGAAGATTTACATAATGCTATAAATCAGTCATTTGGATTTGATGGAGCAGAGGTTGCCGCTTTTTACTTAAGCGATGATACATGGATGCAAGGGGAGGAGTTTGCACAATTTGATATGGGAGAAGGTGAGAGCCAGCTACGTATTATGAATGAGACATCACTAGATGGTCTTTTAGGAGAACATCAGACGCGTCTTATCTATGTGTATGACTTTTTAAATATGTGGCGTTTTCTAGTAGAACTGGCTGAAATTACAGAGCCAGAAGATGGCATGACGTATCCTAACCTGATGTTTGTGCAAGGGCAAGTGCCAGATCAAGCACCAGAGTTTGAAATGGAAGATCAGGAGCTAGGAGCAGACGACGACGATGAAGATGAGTTTAATGATGACTATAACATTGACGATTTTGACGATCTTAGTTTTGATGAAAACTGGAACTAG
- a CDS encoding COX15/CtaA family protein yields MWYRRLLKISIIFLYLIIIAGAVVRMTGSGMGCPDWPQCFGYLVPPTEESELRWEPNHLYEDGQVIILEESLRIAPTDFTSGDSYNEANWETYDKHDYASFNVWHTWIEYINRLVTALAGIPILLMVILAFWYWKGNKWLIFATFMVMPLMLFQAWLGKQVVDSNLLPVKITIHMIAALFIVALLLFLWWKSQIKEGLQDTLSRKRTYDPRFKNLIIIASLLTLIQIALGTQVRQYVDERVAEVGYEAKELWLNPATIWFYVHRSFSILVTLLNLYIFWRNRSLVLGHTKLLNWVLIFIGLEVVTGIAMYYIDFPFGTQPLHLVISSLLFGAQFYVLLESFPKRVAVSPMR; encoded by the coding sequence ATGTGGTACAGACGCCTTCTTAAAATATCCATTATATTTTTATACTTAATTATTATTGCAGGAGCGGTGGTGCGTATGACGGGAAGTGGTATGGGATGTCCAGACTGGCCGCAGTGTTTTGGGTACCTAGTGCCGCCTACGGAGGAGAGCGAGCTACGATGGGAGCCTAACCATCTGTATGAAGATGGACAAGTAATCATACTGGAAGAATCATTACGTATTGCTCCTACAGATTTTACTTCTGGAGATTCATATAACGAAGCCAACTGGGAAACCTATGATAAACATGATTATGCTAGTTTTAATGTATGGCATACGTGGATAGAGTATATAAATAGACTCGTGACTGCACTAGCAGGAATCCCTATTTTACTTATGGTTATTCTAGCTTTCTGGTACTGGAAGGGTAATAAATGGCTCATTTTTGCCACGTTTATGGTGATGCCACTCATGCTTTTTCAAGCATGGCTTGGTAAGCAAGTTGTGGACTCAAATTTACTTCCCGTGAAGATTACCATTCACATGATAGCGGCGTTATTTATTGTAGCCTTATTGTTATTCTTATGGTGGAAATCTCAGATAAAGGAAGGTTTGCAGGATACGCTTTCGCGAAAGCGTACCTATGACCCACGTTTTAAAAACTTAATAATTATTGCTAGTCTATTAACACTTATCCAAATAGCACTAGGAACCCAAGTGCGTCAATATGTAGACGAGCGCGTTGCTGAAGTAGGCTATGAAGCAAAAGAATTATGGCTTAACCCTGCGACCATATGGTTTTATGTGCATAGATCTTTTTCTATACTTGTCACGCTCCTCAATCTTTATATTTTCTGGCGTAACAGAAGTTTAGTCTTAGGTCATACTAAGTTGCTCAACTGGGTGCTTATTTTTATAGGGCTGGAGGTAGTAACCGGGATTGCTATGTATTATATAGATTTCCCATTTGGCACACAACCTTTACACTTAGTGATATCGTCATTATTATTTGGCGCACAATTCTACGTATTGTTAGAAAGTTTCCCAAAAAGGGTAGCAGTCTCTCCCATGAGATAA
- the lpdA gene encoding dihydrolipoyl dehydrogenase, which yields MSSYDVAVIGSGPGGYVAAIRCAQLGMKTAIIEKYSTLGGTCLNVGCIPSKALLDSSHHYEDAIKHFEDHGIDVGEVSLNLEKMISRKQGVVDTTTKGIEFLMGKNNIDVYQGVGSFKDATHINIAGEKNETIEAKNTIIATGSKPSTLPFITLDKERIITSTEALKLPEVPKHLVVIGGGVIGLELGQVYKRLGAEVTVVEYMDRIIPTMDSAQSKELLKVFKKQKMKFALSHGVTAVERNGDEVTVKATDKKGQEVEFKADYVLVAVGRHAYTDGLNLDAVGIKTDERGKVEVNEHLQTNVSNIYAIGDVIKGAMLAHKAEEEGTLVAEIMAGQKPHIDYNLIPGVVYTWPEVASVGKTEEQLKEAGVAYKSGQFPMRALGRSRASGDTDGFVKILADKTTDEVLGVHMVGARVADLIAEAVTAMEFRASAEDIARMSHAHPTYAEAVKEAALAATEDRALHV from the coding sequence ATGAGTTCATACGATGTAGCCGTTATAGGCTCTGGTCCTGGAGGATATGTTGCAGCAATACGCTGTGCACAACTAGGAATGAAAACTGCAATTATAGAAAAATATAGTACACTAGGAGGAACTTGCTTAAACGTAGGTTGTATTCCTTCTAAGGCACTTTTAGACTCTTCTCACCACTACGAAGACGCCATAAAACATTTTGAAGATCACGGAATAGATGTTGGCGAAGTAAGCCTTAATCTTGAGAAAATGATCTCGCGTAAGCAAGGCGTTGTAGATACCACTACAAAGGGTATCGAGTTCTTGATGGGTAAAAATAACATAGACGTTTATCAAGGTGTAGGATCTTTTAAAGATGCTACGCACATCAATATTGCTGGTGAAAAGAACGAAACTATTGAGGCAAAAAATACCATTATTGCCACTGGTTCTAAGCCTAGTACATTACCTTTTATCACATTAGATAAAGAGCGTATCATTACTTCTACAGAGGCGTTAAAACTTCCAGAAGTACCTAAGCACTTAGTTGTAATAGGTGGAGGAGTAATAGGTCTTGAGCTTGGTCAAGTGTACAAGCGTCTAGGTGCAGAGGTAACCGTAGTAGAGTATATGGATCGCATTATCCCAACAATGGATAGCGCGCAAAGTAAAGAATTACTTAAGGTCTTCAAGAAGCAAAAAATGAAATTTGCACTTTCTCACGGAGTTACTGCCGTAGAGAGAAATGGAGATGAGGTAACTGTAAAAGCGACAGATAAGAAAGGTCAAGAAGTTGAGTTTAAGGCAGACTACGTGCTTGTAGCCGTAGGACGTCATGCTTATACAGATGGTCTTAATCTTGATGCTGTAGGTATTAAGACAGATGAGAGAGGAAAAGTTGAGGTAAACGAGCACTTGCAGACTAATGTGTCAAACATTTATGCAATAGGTGACGTGATTAAAGGAGCAATGCTTGCTCACAAAGCAGAGGAAGAAGGAACACTCGTTGCCGAAATCATGGCAGGTCAAAAACCTCATATTGATTATAACTTAATTCCAGGTGTTGTATACACATGGCCAGAAGTTGCCTCTGTAGGTAAAACTGAGGAGCAACTTAAAGAAGCTGGAGTAGCCTACAAGTCTGGACAGTTCCCTATGCGCGCACTAGGACGTAGCCGCGCAAGTGGTGATACCGATGGATTTGTAAAAATCCTTGCAGATAAAACTACAGATGAGGTACTAGGAGTACACATGGTAGGAGCTCGTGTAGCAGATCTTATTGCTGAGGCAGTAACTGCAATGGAATTCCGTGCAAGTGCAGAAGATATTGCACGCATGAGCCACGCACACCCTACATATGCAGAAGCTGTAAAAGAAGCAGCACTAGCTGCTACGGAAGACAGAGCTTTACACGTATAA
- a CDS encoding DUF2911 domain-containing protein yields MKKLLFVAFLGLMTAGVTAQIDTPAPSPAAKVMQVVGLTDVTLEYSRPAMKGRTIMGDLVPYGAMWRTGANANTTVSFSTPVTVGGKELKAGSYAVYTKPMQDAWEVYFYTDTSNWGTPATWDDSKVAATVTAKVQTTNMAAESFTMGINHINNDGAHLTMQWDKTYVAVPFNVPANETVMAQIDKIMAGPAMGDYYAAAVYLSSTGQSLEKANTYMEKAMAMNKDPKFWQLRQQSLLLAKVGNKKGAIKAAQASLEGAKEAKNQDYVKMNMDSLKEWGAM; encoded by the coding sequence ATGAAAAAATTACTTTTTGTAGCTTTCTTAGGTCTTATGACTGCGGGCGTTACTGCACAAATTGACACACCAGCACCTAGCCCAGCGGCCAAAGTGATGCAAGTAGTAGGTCTTACAGATGTTACATTAGAATACTCACGCCCAGCAATGAAAGGACGTACCATTATGGGAGATCTAGTGCCTTATGGTGCAATGTGGCGTACGGGAGCAAATGCAAATACTACGGTAAGTTTTTCTACTCCAGTAACCGTAGGAGGAAAGGAACTTAAAGCAGGTTCTTATGCAGTGTACACAAAGCCTATGCAAGATGCGTGGGAAGTATATTTTTATACAGATACAAGCAACTGGGGGACTCCAGCAACTTGGGATGATAGTAAAGTAGCAGCGACTGTTACAGCAAAAGTACAGACTACAAATATGGCAGCAGAGTCATTTACTATGGGAATCAACCATATTAATAATGATGGTGCACACTTAACTATGCAGTGGGATAAAACGTATGTTGCAGTACCTTTTAACGTACCAGCAAACGAGACTGTAATGGCGCAAATTGATAAGATTATGGCTGGACCAGCAATGGGCGATTATTATGCAGCAGCAGTATATCTTTCTAGCACTGGGCAATCTCTAGAAAAAGCAAACACCTACATGGAGAAAGCAATGGCGATGAATAAAGATCCTAAATTCTGGCAACTACGCCAGCAATCTTTATTACTTGCAAAAGTAGGTAACAAGAAAGGCGCTATCAAAGCTGCACAAGCATCTCTAGAAGGAGCAAAGGAAGCAAAGAATCAAGATTATGTAAAAATGAACATGGACTCTCTTAAAGAATGGGGAGCAATGTAA
- a CDS encoding SRPBCC family protein — translation MKIYQIHTKQNVPISVEEAWNFLSNARNLGNITPSYMNFNILSGADRPVYAGQLIQYTVTPISNIKMKWVTEIISVKEGEYFVDEQKYGPYALWHHKHFIKAIPGGVEMEDIVDYVVPAGFLGRLAHPYLVQPKLDEIFEYRKKALEEKFGVYKAPTETTTTLKQDIIA, via the coding sequence ATGAAAATCTATCAAATACATACCAAGCAAAATGTTCCCATCTCTGTGGAGGAAGCTTGGAATTTCTTATCAAATGCCCGTAACCTAGGTAATATCACGCCATCATATATGAACTTCAACATTCTATCTGGTGCCGATAGACCAGTATATGCGGGGCAGCTTATACAATATACGGTGACTCCTATTTCTAATATTAAAATGAAATGGGTAACAGAGATTATAAGTGTAAAGGAGGGAGAATACTTTGTAGATGAGCAAAAATATGGTCCATATGCATTATGGCACCACAAACACTTTATCAAGGCAATTCCTGGTGGCGTAGAGATGGAAGATATTGTAGACTATGTAGTACCCGCAGGTTTCTTGGGTAGACTTGCGCATCCCTATCTAGTGCAACCTAAGCTCGATGAGATTTTTGAATATAGAAAGAAAGCACTTGAAGAAAAATTTGGAGTTTATAAAGCTCCCACAGAAACAACAACAACTTTAAAACAAGATATAATCGCATAA
- a CDS encoding SDR family NAD(P)-dependent oxidoreductase codes for MGKNILLIGGSHGIGFEIASTLHHDHTVYVASRTNENLGNLDVNYIEYDTEKDELDLSQLPEHIDGFVFCPGTINLKPFKMLSVDTFRDDMELNFLSMIKVVHQIMEHLKKSEQASLVFFSTVAVKVGMPFHTSVAAAKGAIEGFAKALAAEYAPKLRVNVIAPSLTDTPLAKRLLSNDKKKEMMDARHPLKRVGTSQDIANIATFLLSDESSWITGQVIGVDGGMSTLNVN; via the coding sequence ATGGGCAAAAACATACTTTTAATAGGAGGAAGTCACGGAATTGGATTTGAAATCGCTAGTACGTTACATCACGACCATACGGTCTATGTAGCATCGCGTACTAATGAAAATTTAGGGAATCTTGATGTAAACTATATCGAGTACGACACAGAAAAAGATGAACTAGATTTAAGCCAACTGCCAGAGCACATAGACGGTTTTGTATTCTGTCCTGGGACTATTAACCTTAAGCCTTTTAAAATGCTAAGCGTAGATACCTTTAGAGACGACATGGAACTCAACTTTTTGAGCATGATTAAAGTAGTGCACCAGATTATGGAGCACTTAAAAAAATCGGAGCAAGCGAGTTTAGTCTTCTTTAGTACTGTAGCGGTTAAGGTTGGTATGCCTTTTCACACCAGTGTAGCTGCGGCAAAAGGCGCTATCGAAGGTTTTGCAAAAGCACTAGCAGCCGAGTATGCTCCTAAGCTTAGAGTAAATGTAATCGCACCATCACTTACAGATACTCCTCTTGCCAAGAGATTATTAAGTAATGACAAGAAAAAAGAAATGATGGATGCTCGTCACCCTCTTAAACGCGTAGGGACTAGCCAAGACATTGCAAACATCGCAACCTTTTTATTAAGTGATGAGAGCTCTTGGATCACTGGGCAAGTGATTGGTGTAGACGGAGGAATGAGTACGCTTAACGTAAATTAA
- a CDS encoding cryptochrome/photolyase family protein: protein MSSNKVNIFWFRRDLRLDDNVGFLEALKGDLPVLPIFIFDKEILDKLPKDDARVTFIFETLQKMRSTLQDEHASSLAMYYDTPEKVFKQLSKDFEIATVFTNRDYEPYAKERDEVISSLLKDNDIEFKTFKDQVIFEKDEVVKGDGDPYVVYTPFKNKWKERFDTDKDLTIHYTSQHLNNLIEHSRLPNLSLSDMGFEKSSIEVPEYDVTPTLIQNYEDTRNFPAQDGTSHLGPHLRFGTVSVRKMMKKAIAETNEIFWSELIWREFFMQILFHFPHTKDKAFRSKYDRIEWRNNEDEFEKWKNGETGYLLVDAGMRELNTTGYMHNRVRMLVASFLCKHLLIDWRWGETYFAEKLLDYEMSSNVGNWQWAAGSGVDAAPYFRIFNPITQVDKFDKQKEYISKWIPEHDTDNYPEKMVDHKEARERCLKTYKEAVA from the coding sequence ATGAGCAGTAATAAAGTAAATATTTTTTGGTTTCGTCGTGATTTACGATTAGATGATAATGTAGGATTTCTTGAAGCACTAAAAGGTGATCTACCTGTGCTTCCTATCTTCATATTTGACAAAGAAATTCTGGACAAATTACCAAAAGATGATGCCCGCGTGACGTTCATTTTTGAAACGCTTCAAAAAATGCGTAGCACCTTGCAGGACGAGCATGCTAGTTCGCTAGCCATGTATTACGACACGCCAGAAAAGGTTTTCAAACAGCTTAGTAAAGATTTTGAGATTGCTACGGTTTTTACAAATCGTGATTATGAGCCTTATGCAAAGGAGAGAGATGAGGTGATTTCTTCACTGCTCAAGGATAATGACATTGAATTTAAGACCTTCAAAGATCAAGTGATTTTTGAAAAAGACGAGGTGGTTAAAGGCGATGGCGATCCATACGTAGTCTACACACCGTTTAAGAACAAATGGAAAGAACGCTTTGATACAGATAAAGATCTTACCATACACTACACTTCCCAGCATCTCAACAATCTTATTGAGCATAGTCGATTGCCTAATCTGAGTTTGTCAGACATGGGGTTTGAAAAATCATCTATTGAGGTTCCTGAGTATGACGTCACTCCTACTCTTATTCAAAATTATGAAGACACTCGCAACTTCCCTGCGCAGGATGGTACCTCACATTTAGGTCCGCATTTGCGTTTTGGAACCGTAAGTGTCCGCAAGATGATGAAAAAAGCTATTGCAGAAACCAATGAGATTTTTTGGAGCGAACTTATATGGAGGGAGTTCTTTATGCAGATACTTTTCCATTTTCCACATACAAAAGATAAAGCATTTAGATCAAAATACGACCGCATAGAATGGCGAAATAATGAAGATGAATTTGAAAAGTGGAAAAATGGCGAGACGGGTTACTTACTTGTAGATGCTGGTATGCGCGAACTCAACACTACGGGATATATGCACAATAGAGTGCGTATGCTGGTGGCGAGCTTTTTGTGTAAGCACTTACTTATAGACTGGCGATGGGGAGAAACCTATTTTGCCGAGAAGTTATTAGACTATGAGATGAGCTCAAATGTAGGAAACTGGCAATGGGCAGCAGGATCTGGAGTAGATGCAGCGCCTTACTTCCGCATTTTTAATCCCATAACGCAGGTGGATAAATTTGACAAGCAAAAAGAATACATCTCAAAGTGGATTCCAGAGCATGATACAGATAATTATCCTGAGAAAATGGTAGATCACAAGGAAGCTAGAGAGCGTTGTTTAAAGACTTATAAAGAGGCGGTGGCTTAG
- a CDS encoding DoxX family protein, whose product MKISTIANILTVVTILAIGYFAIPKLIGLEQSIKGFSNFNERIGIPNNIARCVTGVVELITAVLLLLSLTLKSKREVTHILGYLLLTGTMLGGLLTEYLIRPEPKMMLVYIAIALLIIAVYQLLNTYALKTVDHE is encoded by the coding sequence ATGAAAATATCAACCATTGCAAATATCCTTACGGTTGTAACCATCCTTGCTATAGGTTATTTTGCAATTCCAAAACTGATAGGACTTGAACAAAGTATCAAAGGTTTTTCTAACTTTAATGAGAGAATAGGAATACCAAATAACATTGCGAGATGCGTCACGGGAGTAGTAGAATTAATCACGGCAGTATTGCTTTTACTCTCTCTTACGCTCAAAAGCAAAAGAGAAGTTACTCATATTTTAGGGTATTTACTTCTAACGGGAACTATGCTGGGAGGCTTACTCACTGAGTATTTAATACGTCCCGAACCTAAAATGATGCTCGTTTATATTGCCATAGCTTTGCTTATAATTGCCGTGTACCAACTTTTAAATACGTACGCACTTAAAACCGTTGATCATGAATAA
- a CDS encoding SDR family oxidoreductase, whose protein sequence is MNNSLDKVILITGSSKGIGSATAKLLAAHGAKVVINYASSDKEASETLETITENGGDAIAIKADVSKPEEVQALFDKTIAHYGKVDVLINCAGIMKNKPFQDIEQDDFTSQFNVNVRGVFNTMQRAYHDLSDNGTILNFSSSTTKMMLPSYAIYSATKAAVEQMSRVVSQEIGRGISVNCIAPGPTETDLFLEGKSADFIEQLKSKSPFNRLAQPEDIAKAVLFMVSDESKWVSSQVLYTNGGIV, encoded by the coding sequence ATGAATAACTCACTAGATAAAGTAATACTCATCACAGGATCATCAAAAGGGATAGGCAGCGCGACAGCAAAACTACTTGCAGCACATGGTGCGAAAGTGGTCATTAATTATGCGTCAAGCGATAAAGAGGCTTCTGAAACATTAGAAACCATAACAGAAAACGGTGGTGATGCGATTGCTATAAAAGCAGACGTAAGCAAGCCAGAAGAAGTACAAGCGTTATTTGATAAAACGATTGCTCATTACGGCAAAGTAGATGTGCTTATCAATTGTGCGGGTATCATGAAAAACAAGCCGTTTCAAGACATCGAGCAAGATGATTTTACGTCACAATTTAATGTAAATGTGAGAGGTGTTTTTAATACCATGCAGCGCGCATACCATGACCTTTCTGATAACGGAACTATCCTTAATTTTTCATCCAGCACTACAAAAATGATGTTGCCTAGCTACGCTATTTACTCAGCAACCAAAGCCGCCGTAGAGCAAATGTCACGCGTGGTGAGTCAAGAAATAGGACGCGGTATTTCTGTAAATTGTATTGCTCCTGGCCCTACAGAAACAGATTTGTTTTTAGAAGGCAAATCTGCCGACTTTATAGAGCAACTTAAAAGCAAATCTCCATTCAACAGACTGGCACAACCAGAAGATATCGCAAAAGCGGTTCTCTTTATGGTAAGCGATGAGTCAAAATGGGTCTCTAGCCAAGTGCTATACACAAATGGTGGTATAGTATAG
- a CDS encoding amidohydrolase — MKKLTLLYVLSMITLSVSAQKLSKNKQAVIAAVEKHEKELIRISDEIWSVAETAFEETQSAEILASYAEKNGFTVDRGVAGMPTAFVATYGSGSPVISVLGEFDALPGLSQKTEPTKNPLNEGEPGHGCGHNMFGAASLGAAIAIKEQIEAGKIKGTVKFMGTPSEEKFFGKIWMVREGLWDDVDVNISWHPAAEMKADVQSSLALVDFKIEFFGQAAHASADPWNGRSASDALEIYTTGVNYYREHVKPTVRMHYHIQDGGQVVNVVPDYSRLWMRVRDTERKGMMPVYERLQEMVEGAAILADVDYKVSLISGIYEVLVNRTGGAVMQNNLELLGPINYTPEEIAFGKKIQEVTGKPQVGMDSAIKPLEATRENPGGGSTDVGDVSWNVANINLGVTTAPKDTPWHSWAVVACGGMSIGHKGMTYASKAMSMTMLDLFEDPTLVKKVKAEYKERKGDAVYEAIVPAGPPPVNQGK, encoded by the coding sequence ATGAAAAAATTGACACTCCTCTACGTTTTAAGTATGATCACGCTAAGCGTCTCTGCTCAAAAACTTTCAAAAAACAAACAAGCAGTAATCGCGGCTGTTGAAAAACATGAAAAAGAACTCATCCGCATTTCTGATGAGATATGGTCTGTTGCCGAGACTGCTTTTGAAGAAACCCAGTCGGCTGAAATTCTTGCCAGTTATGCTGAGAAAAATGGATTTACCGTAGATCGCGGCGTTGCTGGAATGCCTACGGCTTTTGTCGCTACGTATGGATCTGGAAGCCCTGTAATTAGTGTTTTGGGAGAGTTTGATGCACTGCCAGGACTTTCTCAAAAAACAGAGCCAACGAAGAATCCGCTCAATGAAGGTGAGCCTGGTCATGGCTGTGGTCACAATATGTTTGGCGCAGCGAGTTTAGGTGCTGCCATTGCTATAAAAGAACAAATAGAAGCTGGAAAAATCAAAGGAACCGTAAAGTTCATGGGAACACCATCTGAAGAAAAGTTCTTTGGAAAAATATGGATGGTGCGTGAAGGTCTCTGGGATGATGTAGATGTAAATATTTCTTGGCATCCAGCAGCAGAAATGAAAGCAGATGTACAAAGCTCTCTTGCGCTTGTAGATTTTAAAATAGAATTTTTTGGTCAAGCAGCACACGCCAGTGCAGACCCATGGAATGGACGCTCTGCCTCTGATGCACTTGAAATTTATACAACAGGTGTAAACTATTATCGTGAACACGTAAAACCTACCGTGCGCATGCATTACCACATCCAAGATGGTGGTCAAGTGGTGAATGTAGTTCCAGATTACTCGCGTCTCTGGATGCGCGTGCGCGACACAGAACGCAAAGGTATGATGCCTGTGTATGAGCGCTTACAAGAAATGGTAGAAGGCGCGGCCATCCTTGCAGATGTAGATTATAAAGTATCTCTTATTTCTGGGATTTATGAAGTACTCGTCAATAGAACTGGTGGAGCAGTAATGCAAAACAATCTTGAGCTTCTAGGGCCTATAAATTATACGCCAGAAGAAATTGCCTTTGGTAAAAAAATTCAAGAAGTAACTGGAAAGCCTCAAGTAGGTATGGATAGTGCTATCAAACCACTTGAAGCGACTAGAGAAAATCCAGGTGGCGGTAGTACAGATGTGGGAGATGTGAGCTGGAATGTTGCAAACATCAACCTTGGTGTTACCACTGCTCCTAAGGATACACCGTGGCACTCATGGGCTGTCGTGGCTTGCGGCGGGATGTCTATTGGTCACAAAGGAATGACATATGCCAGTAAAGCAATGAGCATGACGATGCTTGATCTTTTTGAAGATCCTACGCTAGTAAAAAAAGTCAAAGCAGAATATAAAGAACGTAAAGGCGATGCCGTGTACGAGGCGATTGTACCAGCAGGACCGCCGCCAGTAAACCAAGGAAAATAA
- a CDS encoding VOC family protein encodes MMTNKLFINAVAIVVTALCFYSCTEKTSTETTNSDSASGFQVAIDHYAINVADLDESVAFYQEVFGLKEIKDGTEEPHIRWFRLGTSQELHIIEVDSIDKKIPKGVHIALAVGDFDRFRESIEKRNLNYYDWPGSASQISTRPDKVRQLYFQDPDGYWVEVNDGKQFNH; translated from the coding sequence ATGATGACTAACAAATTATTTATAAACGCAGTAGCTATTGTAGTTACTGCGTTATGCTTTTACTCTTGTACAGAAAAAACAAGCACAGAAACCACTAATTCAGACTCAGCTTCAGGATTTCAAGTTGCGATAGATCATTATGCGATTAACGTAGCAGATCTGGATGAAAGTGTCGCTTTTTATCAAGAGGTTTTCGGTTTGAAGGAAATTAAAGATGGTACAGAGGAGCCACATATAAGATGGTTTAGACTAGGGACTTCACAAGAATTACATATCATTGAAGTAGATAGCATAGATAAGAAAATACCTAAAGGAGTTCACATTGCACTTGCTGTAGGTGATTTTGACCGCTTTCGCGAAAGCATAGAAAAACGAAACCTCAACTACTACGACTGGCCAGGAAGTGCTAGCCAAATTTCAACACGTCCTGATAAAGTACGCCAACTCTACTTCCAAGATCCAGATGGTTATTGGGTGGAAGTAAATGATGGGAAGCAGTTCAATCATTAA
- a CDS encoding nuclear transport factor 2 family protein yields MSKTETMKENAIAFYKMAYQGNPREAVSLYVGDEYIQHNPDVENGTEGFISYFERMKTEYPEKSINFVRAIAEGDLVSLHTHQIWPDDDQYITMDFFRFDTNGKIVEHWDAIQQIPKTSANLNTMY; encoded by the coding sequence ATGTCTAAAACCGAAACCATGAAAGAAAATGCCATTGCTTTTTACAAAATGGCATATCAAGGAAATCCGCGAGAGGCGGTTTCTTTATACGTAGGTGATGAATATATACAGCACAATCCCGACGTAGAAAATGGTACTGAAGGTTTTATTTCCTACTTTGAAAGAATGAAAACTGAGTATCCAGAAAAATCAATCAACTTTGTACGCGCCATTGCCGAAGGTGACCTTGTATCGTTACACACACATCAAATATGGCCAGACGATGATCAATACATCACGATGGACTTTTTTAGATTTGACACCAACGGAAAAATCGTAGAACACTGGGATGCTATCCAGCAAATTCCAAAAACATCTGCAAATCTTAATACGATGTATTGA